From a single Leishmania donovani BPK282A1 complete genome, chromosome 17 genomic region:
- a CDS encoding RNA-binding protein, putative, producing the protein MDGRLVQTSCRTTHFSAVEATLRDWPEVEAVGSFREKKNNKRDITTVFVTFRDEAAAKAARAKLDAIPGIAEAATALSTSPEQEKGTTSGSRSKRSQTKKGNAGSDKKSLAAEFLNFESYEDQKQRKAHTRRSNGVPEVTGAETTRRGRGGRGMGRGNNNNSRGAGGSHRGMRGRGGAHLQPPQNFQQPQQYQQHQLHPPPPPPPPPPRLPPFEANVAFIDNVPFGTTNRYLMEHFSAFGRILDVNRLELMVMICFDNPESVQQCIQHMNGTKIHDNVITVSSGTVRIPGSVAIQMGV; encoded by the coding sequence ATGGACGGCCGACTTGTGCAGACGTCGTGCCGGACGACGCACTTttcggcggtggaggcgacgctgcgggaTTGGCCCGAGGTCGAGGCGGTTGGCTCCTTCCGCGAGAAGAAGAACAACAAGAGGGACATCACGACAGTGTTCGTCACCTTccgcgacgaggcggcggcgaaggcggccaGGGCGAAGCTCGATGCCATTCCCGGTATCGCTGAGGCGGCCACTGCCTTGTCTACCTCTCCGgagcaggagaaggggaCGACCAGCGGCAGTCGAAGCAAGCGCTCGCAGACGAAGAAAGGCAACGCCGGTAGTGACAAGAAGAGCCTCGCTGCGGAGTTCTTGAACTTCGAGTCGTATGAGGATcagaagcagcgcaaggcgcacacgaggaggagcaacgGCGTGCCGGAGGTGACGGGTGCGGAGACGACGCGTAGAGGCCGCGGTGGGCGTGGAATGGGCCGCGGCAATAACAACAACAgccgcggtgctggtggcagcCACCGTGGCATGCGtggtcgcggtggcgctcatctgcagccgccgcagaactttcagcagccgcagcagtaccagcagcaccagcttcacccgccgccgccaccgccgccaccgccgccgcgcctaCCGCCGTTCGAGGCGAACGTTGCCTTCATTGACAACGTGCCATTCGGCACCACGAATAGATACCTCATGGAGCACTTCTCCGCCTTCGGCCGCATTCTCGATGTGAACCGTCTCGAGCTGATGGTCATGATCTGCTTTGACAACCCGGAgtcggtgcagcagtgcatcCAGCACATGAACGGCACCAAGATCCACGACAACGTCATCACggtgagcagcggcaccgtccGCATCCCCGGCAGCGTAGCAATCCAGATGGGTGTTTAA